A region from the Medicago truncatula cultivar Jemalong A17 chromosome 6, MtrunA17r5.0-ANR, whole genome shotgun sequence genome encodes:
- the LOC25496976 gene encoding aspartic proteinase CDR1 yields the protein MSHFSFFMRIFFHLSCFVYLSHALNNGFSVELIHRDSSKSPIYHPIETKFRRTYNVVSRSINRVNHFSKQFSHNTNQPVSTLIPDSSEYLISYLVGTPPFKAYGFMDTGSNLIWLQCQPCHTCFNQTSPIFNPSKSSSYKNISCSSSACKDTPEVDTSCNHDEDACEYSVTYGGDAKSHGDLSTETLTLDSTSGSSVLFPKTVIGCGHVNMLSDNDQSSSIVGMGSGQMSLVKQLGSSIGSKFSYCLIPFHSDSSRSNSSSKLKFGDAAVVSGEMIVSSPMVKVIGREDYYFLTLEAFSVGNNRIEYGEETNVSKQNILIDSGTPLTMLPPLFHSKLESYVAKMLNTRAEPPDHRLSLCYNTTGKQSNFPVITAHFSGADVKLDSNSTFFPIEEGIMCFSFLPSQGPSIFGNLAQHNFVFFTFASFSLVNTLKASLSQLQSLSLFLLLSQVFRLPAAICQLQHLTEMDLFFLGPQDENDDYFWVLNMFMNLWPSLKSVFEGELPLLN from the exons ATGTctcacttttcattttttatgcgtattttctttcatctttcttgTTTCGTATATCTTTCTCATGCTTTGAACAATGGTTTCAGTGTTGAACTCATTCATCGTGACTCCTCAAAATCACCCATCTACCATCCCATAGAAACTAAATTCCGAAGAACTTATAATGTTGTGAGTCGTTCAATTAATCGTGTTAATCACTTCTCCAAACAATTCTCACACAATACAAATCAACCTGTATCAACTTTAATCCCAGATTCAAGTGAGTATCTCATTAGTTACTTGGTTGGTACGCCACCCTTTAAGGCGTATGGTTTTATGGATACAGGTAGTAACTTAATATGGCTCCAATGTCAGCCTTGTCATACCTGTTTCAATCAAACCTCTCCTATATTTAATCCTTCAAAATCTTCAAGTTACAAAAATATTAGCTGCTCTTCTAGTGCATGTAAAGATACACCTGAAGTAGATACCTCTTGTAACCACGACGAAGATGCTTGTGAATATTCGGTTACATATGGTGGTGATGCAAAGTCACACGGAGATCTTAGTACGGAGACTCTAACATTAGATTCCACCTCCGGCTCTAGTGTATTGTTTCCTAAAACTGTGATAGGATGTGGACACGTCAACATGTTGTCGGATAACGATCAAAGCTCTAGTATAGTTGGCATGGGAAGTGGACAAATGTCGCTTGTAAAACAATTAGGCTCTTCAATTGGTAGTAAATTCTCTTACTGCTTGATTCCTTTTCATAGTGATTCTAGTCGGTCGAACTCCTCAAGCAAACTTAAATTCGGAGATGCTGCTGTTGTTTCGGGTGAAATGATTGTTTCATCTCCTATGGTCAAAGTCATCGGTCGAGAAGACTATTATTTCCTAACATTGGAAGCATTTAGTGTGGGAAACAATAGAATAGAATATGGAGAAGAAACAAATGTTTCTAAGCAGAACATTTTAATTGACTCGGGCACACCGCTTACTATGTTGCCACCTCTTTTTCACTCTAAGTTGGAATCATATGTGGCAAAGATGTTAAACACACGTGCCGAGCCTCCTGATCATCGATTAAGCCTTTGCTATAATACCACTGGAAAACAATCAAATTTTCCTGTCATTACTGCACATTTTAGTGGTGCAGATGTTAAGCTAGATTCTAATAGCACATTTTTTCCGATTGAAGAGGGGATTATGTGCTTTTCATTCCTACCGTCTCAAGGTCCTTCAATATTCGGGAACTTGGCACAACATAACTT cGTATTTTTCACATTCGCTTCCTTTTCTCTTGTGAATACTCTCAAGGCTTCTCTCTCTCAGCTTCAGAGTCTAAGTTTGTTCTTGCTTCTGTCACAA GTTTTCCGTTTACCAGCAGCAATTTGCCAGTTACAACATCTCACTGAAATGGACTTGTTTTTCCTTGGACCacaagatgaaaatgatgactACTTTTGGGTTTTGAACATGTTTATGAACTTATGGCCGTCTTTAAAATCTGTGTTTGAGGGTGAGTTGCCTCTTTTGAATTAG
- the LOC25496975 gene encoding receptor-like protein kinase 5, with product MKKSIMSILLFIFFFIYANCESQLYNQEHEILLSIKNHFQNPSFLSHWTKSNTSSHCLWPEILCTKNSVTSLSMINKNITQTIPLFLCELKNLTYIDFQYNYIPNEFPTSLYNCSKIEHLDLSDNFFVGNIPNDIDRLASLQFLSLGANNFSGDIPMSIGKLRNLKSLRLYECLFNGSIANEIGDLLNLETLSMFSNSMLPRTKLPSSFTKLKNLRMFHMYDSNLFGEIPVTIGEMMALEYLDLSGNFLSGKIPNGLFMLKNLSIVYLYRNSLFGEIPSLVEALNLTEIDLSENNLAGKIPNDFGKLQSLTWLYLYMNNLSGEIPHGIGNLKSLKGFYAFINKFSGTLPSDFGLHSKLEYFRIEVNNFKGKLPENFCYHGNLQVFTAYENHLSGELPKSIGNCSNLLVLEIYKNEFSGKIPSGLWNMNLVIFMISHNKFNGEIPQNLSSSISVFDISYNQFYGGIPIGVSSWTSVVEFIASKNYLNGSIPQELTTLPNLERLLLDQNQLKGSLPSDVISWKSLATLNLSQNQLNGQIPISIGHLPSLSVLDLSENQFSGEIPPILTHLRNLNLNLSSNHLTGRVPTEFENSAYDRSFLNNSDLCVDTQALNLTHCKSGLKKHWFLGLIISLIVVTLLFVLLALFKIIKRYRKREPTLENSWELISFQRLSFTESTIVSSMTEQNIIGSGGFGTVYRVPVDGLTYVAVKKIKSNKNSRQQLEASFRAEVKILSNIRHRNIVKLLCCISNEDSMMLVYEYLEHSSLDKWLHNKNESLAMLDSAQHVVLDWPKRLRIATGIAHGLCYMHHDCSPPIIHRDIKTSNILLDSEFNAKVADFGFARFLTKPGQFNTMSALVGSFGYMAPEYVQTTRVNEKIDVFSFGVILLELTTGKKATRGDEYSSLAQWAWRHIQAESNIIELLDNEVMEQSCLDEMCCIFKLGIMCTATRPSSRPSMKKVLHTLLRSEVGIVFGQRNDIAGEYDIVPFH from the exons ATGAAAAAATCCATCATGTCAATTcttctcttcattttctttttcatctatGCAAATTGTGAATCTCAGCTATACAATCAAGAACATGAAATCCTATTAAGCATAAAAAACCATTTCCAAAATCCATCATTCCTTAGTCATTGGACAAAATCAAACACTTCATCACATTGTTTATGGCCAGAAATCCTTTGCACAAAGAATTCAGTCACTTCACTTTCAATGATCAATAAGAACATAACACAAACAATACCGCTTTTCCTATGTGAACTCAAAAACCTCACTTACATTGATTTTCAATACAATTATATTCCAAATGAGTTTCCAACATCCTTATATAATTGTTCCAAGATTGAACATCTTGATCTTTCAGATAACTTCTTTGTCGGTAACATTCCGAATGATATCGATCGGTTGGCCAGTCTGCAGTTCCTTAGCCTTGGAGCAAACAACTTTTCAGGTGATATTCCAATGAGTATTGGTAAGTTGAGGAATTTGAAAAGTCTTCGACTTTATGAATGTCTTTTCAATGGTAGTATTGCTAATGAAATTGGTGATTTGTTAAATCTCGAAACACTGTCAATGTTCTCAAATAGTATGCTACCTAGGACAAAGTTGCCATCTAGTTTTACTAAGTTGAAGAATTTAAGGATGTTTCATATGTATGACTCCAACTTGTTTGGTGAGATTCCTGTAACAATTGGTGAAATGATGGCTTTGGAGTATTTGGATTTATCAGGAAATTTTTTGAGTGGAAAAATTCCAAATGGTTTGTTCATGCTAAAGAATTTGAGCATAGTGTACCTTTACAGAAATAGTCTCTTTGGAGAGATACCAAGTTTGGTTGAAGCATTGAATTTGACAGAAATTGATCTTTCAGAGAATAATCTTGCAGGGAAAATACCAAATGATTTTggaaagctccaaagtttaacaTGGTTGTATTTGTACATGAACAATTTGTCAGGGGAGATTCCCCATGGTATAGGAAATCTTAAATCTTTAAAAGGTTTCTATGCTTTTATAAACAAGTTTTCAGGTACACTTCCTTCTGATTTTGGTCTTCACTCAAAGCTTGAATATTTTCGAATTGAAGTCAACAATTTTAAGGGAAAGTTACCAGAGAACTTCTGTTATCATGGTAACTTACAAGTTTTCACTGCATATGAAAATCATTTAAGTGGTGAGTTGCCAAAATCAATTGGAAATTGTAGTAACTTGCTTGTGCTGGAAATTTACAAGAATGAATTTTCTGGTAAAATTCCTAGTGGACTTTGGAATATGAATTTGGTGATTTTCATGATAAGTCATAATAAGTTCAATGGTGAAATTCCTCAAAATTTGTCTTCAAGTATTTCAGTTTTTGATATAAGTTACAATCAATTTTATGGTGGAATTCCAATTGGAGTATCTTCTTGGACTAGTGTGGTTGAGTTTATAGCAAGCAAGAATTATCTTAATGGAAGTATTCCTCAAGAGTTAACAACTCTTCCTAATCTTGAAAGATTGTTGCTTGATCAAAACCAGCTAAAAGGGTCACTTCCATCAGATGTAATATCATGGAAATCCTTGGCGACTTTGAATTTGAGCCAAAATCAACTTAATGGACAAATTCCAATTTCAATTGGTCATTTACCTTCCCTTAGCGTTCTTGATTTATCAGAAAATCAATTCTCAGGCGAAATACCTCCGATACTCACACATCTCAGAaatctcaatctcaatctatcATCCAATCATTTAACAGGAAGAGTTCCAACTGAATTTGAAAATTCAGCTTATGATAGAAGCTTTTTGAACAATTCAGATTTATGTGTTGATACACAAGCATTGAACCTCACCCATTGCAAGTCTGGCCTTAAAAAACATTGGTTTCTTGGTTTGATTATTAGCCTAATTGTGGTGACTTTGTTGTTCGTTTTGTTGGCATTGTTCAAGATCATCAAACGTTACAGAAAAAGAGAACCAACATTGGAAAATTCATGGGAGCTCATTTCATTTCAAAGGCTGAGTTTCACAGAGTCAACCATAGTTTCCTCAATGACAGAACAGAATATCATTGGAAGTGGTGGATTTGGAACGGTATACCGCGTTCCAGTCGACGGTTTAACCTATGTTGCTGTGAAAAAAATCAAGAGTAACAAAAATTCAAGGCAACAGCTCGAAGCTTCGTTTCGGGCGGAAGTTAAAATATTGAGCAATATTCGACATCGAAACATTGTgaagttgttatgttgtatcTCTAATGAGGATTCTATGATGCTTGTATATGAGTATTTGGAACACAGTAGCCTAGACAAGTGGCTGCACAACAAAAATGAGTCATTAGCTATGTTGGATTCGGCGCAACATGTCGTCCTCGATTGGCCAAAGCGATTGCGAATAGCTACTGGTATTGCTCATGGTTTGTGCTACATGCACCATGATTGCTCGCCTCCAATAATTCATCGCGATATAAAAACAAGCAACATACTTTTGGATTCTGAATTCAATGCAAAAGTTGCTGATTTTGGCTTTGCTAGATTCTTAACGAAGCCAGGACAGTTTAACACCATGTCAGCTTTGGTTGGATCGTTTGGTTATATGGCTCCAG AATATGTTCAAACAACTAGAGTCAATGAAAAGATTGATGTCTTCAGCTTTGGTGTTATCCTATTGGAACTTACAACTGGTAAAAAAGCTACTCGTGGTGACGAGTATTCATCTCTTGCACAATGGGCTTGGCGCCATATTCAAGCAGAAAGCAATATAATAGAGTTGCTTGACAATGAAGTAATGGAACAAAGTTGTTTGGATGAAATGTGCTGTATTTTCAAACTTGGGATAATGTGTACTGCTACACGTCCTTCTAGTAGACCTTCCATGAAGAAGGTGTTACACACATTGCTTAGAAGTGAAGTAGGGATTGTGTTCGGACAGAGGAATGATATTGCCGGGGAATATGACATTGTTCCATTtcattaa